In Desulfuromonadaceae bacterium, a genomic segment contains:
- a CDS encoding CsbD family protein: MKSGNQDQVEGKLHEAKGKVKELAGKLSDNPKLKAEGIREQIVGKVQGKSGQIKKVLDK, encoded by the coding sequence ATGAAATCAGGCAATCAAGACCAGGTCGAAGGGAAGCTTCACGAAGCAAAAGGAAAAGTCAAGGAACTGGCCGGTAAACTGAGTGACAATCCAAAACTGAAAGCTGAAGGGATTCGCGAACAGATCGTCGGCAAGGTTCAGGGAAAAAGTGGACAGATCAAGAAAGTTCTCGACAAGTAA